In Solanum stenotomum isolate F172 chromosome 6, ASM1918654v1, whole genome shotgun sequence, one DNA window encodes the following:
- the LOC125868195 gene encoding uncharacterized protein LOC125868195 — translation MNSPALSLRHNHFLNGGSALASGIRLPRSISSPFRVRMSLQENGPSVAVVGVTGAVGQEFLSVLSDRSFPYRSIKLLASKRSAGKSMKFEERDYTVEELTEDSFDGIDIALFSAGGSISKKFGPLAAQKGTIVVDNSSAFRMDENVPLVIPEVNPEAMAHVKLGSGKGALIANPNCSTIICLMAVTPLHRRAKVKRMVVSTYQAASGAGAAAMEELVQQTREVLEGKEPTCNIFNQQYAFNLFSHNAPIQPNGYNEEEMKLVKETRKIWSDKDVKVTATCIRVPVMRAHAESVNLQFENPLDENTARDILKNAPGIVVVDDRASNRFPTPLEVSNKDDVAVGRVRRDVSQDGDYGLDIFVCGDQIRKGAALNAIQIAEMLL, via the exons ATGAACTCTCCGGCACTTTCTCTCCGTCACAACCATTTCCTCAATGGCGGCTCCGCTCTGGCATCCGGCATTCGTCTACCACGCTCAATCTCTTCCCCTTTCCGTGTCCGTATGTCTCTCCAGGAAAACGGCCCATCCGTCGCCGTCGTCGGTGTTACTGGCGCCGTCGGTCAAGAGTTTCTCTCCGTTCTATCTGACCGTAGCTTCCCTTACCGTTCTATTAAACTCCTTGCAAGCAAAAGATCAGCTGGAAAATCGATGAAGTTTGAGGAACGAGATTATACTGTTGAAGAACTCACTGAGGATAGTTTTGATGGTATAGATATTGCATTGTTTAGTGCTGGTGGTTCGATTAGTAAGAAATTTGGACCGTTGGCTGCTCAAAAGGGTACAATTGTGGTGGATAATAGCTCCGCTTTTCGAATGGATGAGAATGTGCCTCTTGTGATTCCAGAAGTGAATCCTGAAGCTATGGCACATGTCAAGCTTGGTTCTGGAAAGGGAGCACTTATTGCTAATCCGAATTGCTCTACTATTATTTGCTTGATGGCTGTTACTCCTCTCCATCGTCGTGCTAAA GTCAAACGCATGGTTGTTAGTACTTATCAGGCAGCTAGTGGTGCCGGTGCTGCTGCAATGGAAGAGCTGGTGCAGCAGACTCGTGAG GTCCTGGAGGGAAAAGAACCAACCTGCAATATCTTTAACCAGCAG TATGCTTTTaatcttttctcacataatgcACCTATTCAACCCAACGGATATAATGAAGAGGAAATGAAGCTGGtcaaagaaacaagaaaaatatgg AGTGACAAGGATGTCAAGGTTACTGCAACATGTATACGTGTTCCTGTTATGCGTGCACATGCTGAGAGCGTGAATCTTCAATTTGAGAATCCCCTCGATGAG AATACTGCAAGGGATATTcttaaaaatgcaccaggtatAGTTGTAGTCGATGACCGTGCAAGTAATAGATTCCCAACCCCACTTGAAGTTTCCAATAAAGACGATGTTGCAGTTGGGAGAGTACGACGTGATGTTTCCCAAGATGGAGATTATGG GCTGGACATCTTTGTTTGTGGTGATCAAATACGCAAGGGAGCCGCCCTTAATGCTATCCAGATTGCAGAAATGCTGTTGTAG
- the LOC125867548 gene encoding sec14 cytosolic factor-like isoform X2, which translates to MDRNQEIALTQMRKSVEKLGSSTESCGEKTLMRFLIARSMNPEKAAKMFCQWKKWRAEMGLSKNGNPVVMVKSNKHFPSKDQVQFKKFVVHLLDKTIASSFNGRETGNEKLIGIVDLQDITYSNADLRGLITGFQFLQAYYPERLATCYLLNMPQFFVTVWRFVCRFLDKATQEKVRIVTSEEQKQEFIREVGEDVLPEEYGGRAKLVLLQNVVVNY; encoded by the exons ATGGATAGAAATCAAGAAATTGCATTGACACAAATGAGGAAATCAGTTGAAAAACTTGGATCTTCCACTgaa AGTTGTGGAGAGAAGACACTAATGAGGTTCTTGATTGCAAGATCAATGAACCCAGAGAAAGCTGCAAAGATGTTTTGTCAGTGGAAAAAATGGAGGGCTGAAATG GGATTATCCAAGAATGGGAACCCTGTTGTGATGGTTAAAAGTAACAAACATTTTCCTTCCAAGGATCAAGTTCAATTCAAGA AATTTGTGGTTCATCTACTGGACAAAACAATTGCAAG TTCATTCAATGGTAGAGAAACAGGAAATGAGAAACTTATTGGAATTGTTGATCTCCAGGATATTACATATAGCAATGCTGATCTTCGTGGACTGATCACTGGTTTTCAGTTTTTACAG GCGTACTACCCTGAACGCTTAGCTACTTGTTACCTTTTAAACATGCCACAATTCTTTGTCACCGTATGGAGATTTGTTTGTCGCTTCCTTGATAAAGCAACTCAGGAGAAG GTTAGGATTGTTACAAGTGAAGAACAAAAGCAAGAGTTCATCAGAGAGGTTGGTGAAGACGTCTTACCAGAGGAGTACGGAGGGCGCGCTAAACTTGTACTTCTGCAGAATGTTGTTGTGAACTACTAA
- the LOC125867548 gene encoding SEC14 cytosolic factor-like isoform X1: MDRNQEIALTQMRKSVEKLGSSTESCGEKTLMRFLIARSMNPEKAAKMFCQWKKWRAEMVPIGYITDSEVADELAAEKIYLQGLSKNGNPVVMVKSNKHFPSKDQVQFKKFVVHLLDKTIASSFNGRETGNEKLIGIVDLQDITYSNADLRGLITGFQFLQAYYPERLATCYLLNMPQFFVTVWRFVCRFLDKATQEKVRIVTSEEQKQEFIREVGEDVLPEEYGGRAKLVLLQNVVVNY, encoded by the exons ATGGATAGAAATCAAGAAATTGCATTGACACAAATGAGGAAATCAGTTGAAAAACTTGGATCTTCCACTgaa AGTTGTGGAGAGAAGACACTAATGAGGTTCTTGATTGCAAGATCAATGAACCCAGAGAAAGCTGCAAAGATGTTTTGTCAGTGGAAAAAATGGAGGGCTGAAATGGTTCCAATTGGGTACATCACTGATTCTGAAGTTGCAGATGAATTAGCAGCTGAAAAAATTTATTTGCAGGGATTATCCAAGAATGGGAACCCTGTTGTGATGGTTAAAAGTAACAAACATTTTCCTTCCAAGGATCAAGTTCAATTCAAGA AATTTGTGGTTCATCTACTGGACAAAACAATTGCAAG TTCATTCAATGGTAGAGAAACAGGAAATGAGAAACTTATTGGAATTGTTGATCTCCAGGATATTACATATAGCAATGCTGATCTTCGTGGACTGATCACTGGTTTTCAGTTTTTACAG GCGTACTACCCTGAACGCTTAGCTACTTGTTACCTTTTAAACATGCCACAATTCTTTGTCACCGTATGGAGATTTGTTTGTCGCTTCCTTGATAAAGCAACTCAGGAGAAG GTTAGGATTGTTACAAGTGAAGAACAAAAGCAAGAGTTCATCAGAGAGGTTGGTGAAGACGTCTTACCAGAGGAGTACGGAGGGCGCGCTAAACTTGTACTTCTGCAGAATGTTGTTGTGAACTACTAA
- the LOC125867548 gene encoding uncharacterized protein LOC125867548 isoform X3 produces MDRNQEIALTQMRKSVEKLGSSTESCGEKTLMRFLIARSMNPEKAAKMFCQWKKWRAEMVPIGYITDSEVADELAAEKIYLQGLSKNGNPVVMVKSNKHFPSKDQVQFKKFVVHLLDKTIASSFNGRETGNEKLIGIVDLQDITYSNADLRGLITGFQFLQVRIVTSEEQKQEFIREVGEDVLPEEYGGRAKLVLLQNVVVNY; encoded by the exons ATGGATAGAAATCAAGAAATTGCATTGACACAAATGAGGAAATCAGTTGAAAAACTTGGATCTTCCACTgaa AGTTGTGGAGAGAAGACACTAATGAGGTTCTTGATTGCAAGATCAATGAACCCAGAGAAAGCTGCAAAGATGTTTTGTCAGTGGAAAAAATGGAGGGCTGAAATGGTTCCAATTGGGTACATCACTGATTCTGAAGTTGCAGATGAATTAGCAGCTGAAAAAATTTATTTGCAGGGATTATCCAAGAATGGGAACCCTGTTGTGATGGTTAAAAGTAACAAACATTTTCCTTCCAAGGATCAAGTTCAATTCAAGA AATTTGTGGTTCATCTACTGGACAAAACAATTGCAAG TTCATTCAATGGTAGAGAAACAGGAAATGAGAAACTTATTGGAATTGTTGATCTCCAGGATATTACATATAGCAATGCTGATCTTCGTGGACTGATCACTGGTTTTCAGTTTTTACAG GTTAGGATTGTTACAAGTGAAGAACAAAAGCAAGAGTTCATCAGAGAGGTTGGTGAAGACGTCTTACCAGAGGAGTACGGAGGGCGCGCTAAACTTGTACTTCTGCAGAATGTTGTTGTGAACTACTAA
- the LOC125866714 gene encoding SEC14 cytosolic factor, whose protein sequence is MDRNQEVALTQMRKSVEKLGSSTEGYGEKTLMRFLIARSMDPEKAAKMFCQWKKWRAEMVPLGYISDSEVADELAAEKLYLQGLSKSGHPIVIVKVNKHFPSKDQVQFKKFVIHLLDKTIASSFNGREIGNEKLIAILDLQNITYSNVDTRGLITGFQFLQAYYPERLAACYLLHMPQFFVTIWRFVCRFLEKATQEKMRIVTSEEEKEKFIREVGEDALPEEYGGRAKLVLMQDVAVNY, encoded by the exons ATGGACAGAAATCAAGAAGTTGCATTGACCCAAATGAGGAAATCAGTTGAAAAGCTTGGATCTTCCACTgaa GGTTATGGAGAGAAGACATTAATGAGGTTCTTGATTGCAAGATCAATGGACCCAGAGAAAGCTGCAAAGATGTTTTGTCAGTGGAAAAAATGGAGGGCTGAGATGGTTCCACTTGGTTACATCTCTGATTCTGAAGTTGCAGATGAATTAGCAGCTGAAAAACTTTATTTGCAGGGATTGTCCAAGAGTGGACACCCTATTGTGATAGTCAAAGTTAACAAGCATTTTCCTTCCAAAGATCAAGTTCAATTCAAGA AATTCGTCATTCATCTACTAGACAAAACAATCGCAAG TTCATTCAATGGTAGAGAAATAGGAAATGAGAAACttattgcaattcttgatctcCAGAATATTACCTATAGCAATGTTGATACTCGTGGATTGATAACTGGTTTTCAGTTTTTACAG GCATACTATCCTGAGCGCTTAGCGGCTTGTTACCTTTTACACATGCCACaattctttgtcaccatatggCGATTTGTTTGTCGCTTCCTTGAAAAGGCAACTCAAGAGAAGAT GAGGATTGTTACaagtgaagaagaaaaggaaaagttcATCCGAGAGGTCGGTGAAGATGCCTTACCGGAGGAGTATGGAGGGCGCGCTAAACTTGTACTTATGCAGGATGTTGCTGTGAACTACTAA
- the LOC125866715 gene encoding sec14 cytosolic factor-like, with protein MDRNQEIALAKMRKSVEKLGSSTESYGEKTLMRFLIARSMNPEKAAKMFCQWKKWRAEMVPLGYITDSEVADESAAEKVYLQGLSKNGYPVAIIKLNKHFASKDQVQFKKFVVHALDKTIASSFNGREIGNEKLIAILDLQNITYSNVDTRGLITGFQFLQAYYPERLATCYILHMPQFFVTVWRFICRFLDKATQRKMRIVMSEEQKQEFIREVGEDVLPEEYGGRAKLVLLQDVAVNY; from the exons ATGGACAGAAATCAAGAAATTGCATTGGCTAAAATGAGGAAATCAGTTGAAAAGCTAGGATCTTCCACTgaa agTTATGGAGAGAAGACATTGATGAGGTTCTTGATTGCAAGATCAATGAACCCAGAGAAAGCTGCAAAGATGTTTTGTCAGTGGAAAAAATGGAGGGCTGAAATGGTTCCACTTGGGTACATTACTGATTCTGAAGTTGCAGATGAATCAGCAGCTGAAAAAGTTTATTTACAGGGATTGTCCAAGAATGGGTATCCTGTTGCTATAATCAAACTTAACAAGCACTTTGCTTCCAAGGATCAAGTTCAATTCAAGA AATTCGTGGTTCATGCACTCGACAAAACAATTGCAAG TTCATTCAATGGTAGAGAAATAGGTAATGAGAAACttattgcaattcttgatctcCAGAATATTACCTATAGCAATGTTGATACTCGTGGATTGATCACTGGTTTTCAGTTTTTACAG GCATACTACCCTGAGCGCTTAGCTACTTGTTACATTTTACACATGCCACAATTCTTTGTCACTGTATGGCGATTTATATGTCGCTTCCTTGATAAAGCAACTCAACGGAAG ATGAGGATTGTCATGAGTGAAGAACAGAAGCAAGAGTTCATCCGAGAGGTCGGTGAAGACGTCTTACCGGAGGAGTATGGAGGGCGCGCTAAACTTGTACTTTTGCAGGATGTTGCTGTGAACTACTAA
- the LOC125866712 gene encoding putative late blight resistance protein homolog R1A-10 isoform X1, protein MAAYAAVTSLLQTLDHLSQTHTSHSLLYKKEHTEVLSEKYTFLKTFLEDFTNIFNEDIKMKHLERMIQEAANGVEDTIDSHAYDSSVVVQSKRVRRKADMIFHQNLEYAIEEIGLIQREVMKKIKVSSFNSKISHSRYTSSQFPLDQKDIIVGLDEDLLKIKDRLIVQSSRLEVVPIIGMGGIGKTTLARRVYDDSLIAYHFYVRAWTNVSQEFDTREIFLGILRSIGVVNDEVERNSTTDQLAERVYRSLKGRKYLIVLDDMWSIEAWQHVRRSFPDDRNGSRIVLTTRLVDVASCACSGNSLHQMRFLSMEESWTLLRDKVFGNGGYPPELEKIGRYVGHQCQGLPLAVVAIGGLLSKMSKETSSWENVAEKVGSLMTSDTVDCLNILSLSYNHLPQYLKTCFLYMGVFAETREIPVWKLIKLWIAEDFVKKVNHKNLEDVAEENLRELVDRSLVLVGKHTSLGKIKTCKMHDLIRDMCLREAQYENFIHFKTRYYKDDLLENINCLRRIVDFHKYTDSGLSKLMPLTRSVFFKYPYFFCFLSQSSFRLLRILDVCFTSSLFCGQSISELVHLRYLACLSFDGLMQSLCKLRNIQNLVIHDLCPSGLSLRTQFLPWEVVNMPQLRHIHTKKFSLFIPPPTSLIAERENHLQTLTGLMPSSCNEEVFLRIPNLKKLGILILDYSDTIQKCYCLDNLVHLTQLEKLKVEFRESYMLIFRWMSEDWMDLSWLHIPHCDNFPPNLKKLTLCRTHLQWEDMNILRKLPNLEVLKLKHHAFHGLIWKLSDEDEDGFLKLKFLLLENMNLMQWEATSYHFPSLEHLVLTDCYLLEQIPFDFAEIQTLQLIELHECMRSVLVSAEQIQAEQQSLGNDDLVIHVNSIRD, encoded by the coding sequence ATGGCGGCGTATGCTGCTGTGACTTCACTTCTGCAAACCCTGGATCATTTATCTCAAACTCATACATCACATTCTCTTCTTTACAAAAAAGAGCATACTGAAGTCCTCAGTGAGAAGTACACCTTCCTTAAAACCTTTCTTGAGgattttactaatatttttaatgaaGATATAAAGATGAAGCATCTGGAAAGGATGATCCAAGAAGCTGCTAATGGAGTGGAAGATACCATCGACTCACATGCATATGATAGCTCTGTCGTAGTACAAAGCAAGCGAGTACGAAGAAAGGCTGATATGATCTTTCATCAAAACTTGGAATATGCAATTGAGGAAATTGGTTTGATACAAAGAGAGGTTATGAAAAAGATAAAGGTCAGCAGTTTTAACAGCAAAATCTCACATTCAAGATATACTTCCTCACAGTTCCCTTTGGATCAAAAAGATATAATCGTTGGACTAGATGAAGATTTACTAAAGATAAAAGATCGACTCATTGTGCAATCATCAAGACTCGAAGTTGTCCCTATTATAGGGATGGGTGGTATTGGCAAGACCACACTGGCTAGAAGAGTTTATGATGATTCCTTGATTGCATACCATTTTTATGTGCGAGCTTGGACAAATGTATCTCAAGAATTTGACACTAGAGAAATTTTTCTTGGTATTCTTCGCTCCATTGGCGTGGTCAACGATGAAGTAGAAAGAAACAGTACTACTGACCAATTGGCTGAAAGAGTTTATCGAAGTTTAAAAGGGAGGAAGTATCTTATTGTCCTAGATGATATGTGGTCTATCGAGGCTTGGCAGCATGTGAGGAGATCATTTCCAGATGATCGTAATGGAAGTCGAATCGTGTTGACCACAAGGCTTGTAGATGTTGCCTCTTGTGCTTGCTCTGGCAATTCCCTTCACCAGATGCGTTTTCTGAGCATGGAGGAAAGCTGGACTCTTTTACGCGATAAGGTCTTTGGGAACGGTGGTTACCCTCCGGAATTGGAGAAAATTGGGAGGTACGTTGGCCATCAGTGTCAAGGGTTGCCACTTGCAGTTGTTGCAATTGGTGGACTACTTTCCAAGATGAGCAAGGAAACAAGTTCTTGGGAGAATGTTGCAGAAAAAGTAGGGTCACTTATGACCAGTGACACTGTGGATTGCTTGAACATACTTTCTTTGAGCTACAACCACTTGCCTCAGTACTTGAAAACATGCTTCCTTTATATGGGAGTTTTTGCAGAAACTCGTGAGATCCCGGTCTGGAAGTTAATAAAGTTATGGATTGCTGAGGACTTCGTCAAGAaagttaatcataaaaatctaGAAGATGTAGCGGAGGAAAATTTGAGGGAGTTGGTTGATAGAAGTTTGGTTTTGGTGGGGAAGCATACTTCCCTAGGAAAAATCAAGACTTGTAAGATGCATGATCTCATTCGAGATATGTGTTTAAGAGAAGCccaatatgaaaattttatacaCTTCAAAACGAGGTATTACAAAGATGATCTTCTAGAAAACATTAATTGTCTACGTCGTATAGTTGATTTCCATAAGTATACAGACAGTGGACTTTCTAAACTTATGCCACTCACACGTTCTGTTTTCTTCAAATATCCatactttttttgtttcctCTCACAGTCAAGCTTTAGATTACTTAGGATATTAGATGTTTGCTTTACATCTTCTTTGTTCTGTGGTCAGTCCATATCagaacttgttcatttgaggTATCTTGCTTGTCTGTCCTTCGATGGTCTTATGCAATCACTATGCAAGCTACGGAATATACAGAACTTAGTTATTCATGATTTATGTCCATCTGGTTTAAGTTTGAGAACCCAGTTCCTACCATGGGAAGTTGTGAATATGCCTCAACTAAGACATATCCATACAAAAAAGTTTAGTCTTTTCATACCCCCACCTACATCACTAATTGCTGAGAGGGAGAATCATTTACAAACGTTAACCGGATTGATGCCCTCATCTTGTAATGAAGAGGTGTTTCTAAGAATTCCAAATTTGAAGAAGTTGGGAATTTTAATCCTTGATTATTCAGACACTATTCAGAAGTGTTATTGTCTTGATAATCTTGTACATTTAACTCAGCTTGAGAAGCTCAAAGTTGAGTTCAGAGAGAGTTATATGCTAATTTTCAGGTGGATGAGCGAAGATTGGATGGACCTTTCTTGGCTACACATTCCACATTGTGACAATTTCCCACCAAACCTTAAGAAGTTAACATTATGCAGAACACACCTACAATGGGAAGACATGAACATTCTCAGAAAATTACCTAATCTTGAGGTGCTCAAACTTAAACATCATGCCTTTCACGGACTAATTTGGAAACTAAGTGATGAAGACGAAGATGGATTCTTGAAGCTAAAGTTTTTACTTCTTGAGAACATGAATCTGATGCAATGGGAAGCAACAAGTTATCATTTCCCAAGCCTTGAGCACTTAGTTCTAACAGATTGCTATTTGTTGGAGCAAATTCCTTTCGACTTTGCGGAGATTCAGACACTACAGCTGATTGAACTACACGAATGTATGCGTTCTGTTCTTGTCTCAGCAGAGCAAATACAAGCGGAGCAACAAAGCTTGGGAAATGATGACCTCGTTATTCATGTGAACTCTATACGTGACTAA